The following proteins are encoded in a genomic region of Primulina huaijiensis isolate GDHJ02 chromosome 3, ASM1229523v2, whole genome shotgun sequence:
- the LOC140972712 gene encoding uncharacterized protein, with translation MEQFRQIGEAVGSLNALMVFKNNIFNQRQCCLLVDMFNSGYNTIAEEMKQNLRFEEKGTKWKIIENPLRDLLRAFKEGEFYIRQCLEPKDWWAKAIYLYQNADCVEFHIHNLLSCIPVVIEAIEMAGEISGWDQDEIQKKKAVYSLKYQKDWKDPRIFEWKFGNKYLVSQDFSTHLDSVWNEDRWLLLKMIQEKKRSGSLTSKRDNRLADLLLTNLTASETTEDKLLPSSTLVNSKDYQVRRRSGSGSQYKEIQWLGESFALRHFFGDIEPLIPDISKELSLSHPNIMHVICSFADEEKKECFLVMELMNRDLSSYIKEICGARKRIPFSLPVAVDLMLQIARGMEYLHSKKIYHGELNLASILVKARNGNSDGYLHAKVSGFGLSASISLNQKKTSTNQNVQPPVIWYAPEVLSEQGFFGDGGTFKYTEKCDVYSFGMICFEIVTGKVPFEDAHLQGDKMSRNIRAGERPLFPFHSPKYITNLTKKCWHADPSQRPSFSSICRILRYIKRFLSMTPELSQTDLPMPPVDFVDIEAGIVKSFPYMGYSNFLSVSQIPFQMFVYRVTERERICATHRDNSESGSEETSAYGDENITVEDPFTSPTERRSLPSPEIMIRKLSLSKKTLEVKTNKQPGTPRGRSVRPPPITPRGRSISLRLNSESQLMTMSPRTRRTSGHVSDSELS, from the exons ATGGAGCAATTCAGGCAGATTGGAGAGGCCGTGGGAAGTTTAAATGCTCTGATGGTATTCAAAAACAACATATTTAACCAGAGGCAATGCTgtttattggttgatatgttcAATTCAGGATATAACACAATTGCAGAGGAAATGAAACAGAACCTGAGATTCGAAGAGAAGGGCACAAAATGGAAAATCATTGAAAATCCATTAAGGGATCTGCTTAGAGCATTCAAAGAAGGAGAATTTTACATCAGGCAGTGCTTGGAACCGAAGGATTGGTGGGCTAAAGCCATTTATCTTTATCAGAATGCCGACTGTGTTGAGTTTCATATACACAACTTGCTCAGTTGCATTCCGGTGGTCATTGAAGCAATCGAAATGGCTGGGGAGATATCGGGTTGGGATCAAGATGAGATACAGAAAAAAAAGGCCGTTTATTCTCTCAAGTATCAGAAAGATTGGAAAGACCCCAGAATTTTTGAGTGGAAATTTGGAAATAAGTACTTGGTTTCTCAAGATTTTAGTACTCATTTGGATTCGGTTTGGAACGAAGATAGATGGTTACTGCTAAAGATGattcaagaaaagaaaagatCTGGTTCTTTAACTTCGAAGAGGGATAACCGTCTAGCAGATCTTCTTTTGACAAACTTGACTGCTTCAGAAACGACAGAGGATAAACTATTACCTTCCTCTACTTTAGTGAACTCCAAAGATTACCAGGTGCGGAGGCGGTCGGGGAGTGGAAGCCAATATAAAGAGATTCAATGGCTCGGTGAAAGCTTTGCTTTAAGGCACTTCTTTGGGGATATCGAACCATTAATTCCTGATATTTCAAAGGAATTAAGCCTTTCTCATCCGAACATAATGCATGTTATCTGCAGCTTCGCAGATGAGGAAAAGAAAGAGTGTTTCTTGGTTATGGAACTCATGAATAGAGACCTTTCAAGTTATATCAAGGAAATATGTGGGGCAAGAAAACGAATACCTTTTTCTCTTCCGGTTGCAGTTGATCTAATGCTGCAAATAGCGAGAGGGATGGAATATCTCCACTCAAAGAAAATCTACCATGGAGAGTTGAACCTTGCCAGCATACTTGTAAAAGCAAGAAATGGTAACTCGGATGGATACTTACATGCCAAAGTATCGGGTTTTGGCCTATCGGCTTCTATTAGTCTCAACCAGAAGAAGACCTCCACAAATCAAAATGTACAACCTCCAGTCATCTGGTACGCTCCAGAAGTGCTATCTGAGCAGGGATTTTTTGGGGATGGAGGAACCTTTAAGTACACAGAGaagtgtgatgtttacagtTTTGGGATGATATGTTTTGAGATTGTAACTGGTAAAGTCCCTTTCGAAGATGCCCATCTTCAAGGAGATAAAATGAGCCGCAACATAAGGGCAGGAGAGAGGCCGTTATTCCCGTTTCATTCTCCGAAATACATCACAAACTTAACAAAGAAGTGCTGGCACGCGGATCCGAGTCAACGGCCTAGTTTCTCATCTATCTGTCGAATTCTTCGCTATATCAAGCGTTTCTTGTCCATGACTCCTGAACTCAGCCAAACAGACCTGCCAATGCCCCCAGTGGACTTTGTCGACATCGAGGCAGGGATTGTAAAAAGCTTTCCTTATATGGGGTATTCAAATTTTCTGTCTGTATCCCAAATCCCATTCCAAATGTTTGTATACAGAGTCACGGAGAGGGAGAGAATCTGTGCAACTCACAGAGATAACTCTGAATCAGGCAGTGAAGAAACTTCAGCATATGGAGATGAGAACATAACAGTGGAGGACCCTTTCACTTCGCCAACCGAAAGAAGATCCTTGCCTTCTCCTGAAATTATGATCCGGAAGCTTTCATTATCAAAAAAAACATTAGAAGTCAAGACCAACAAACAACCAG GGACGCCTAGGGGAAGGTCGGTGAGACCTCCACCAATAACACCAAGGGGACGCAGTATTAGTTTGCGTTTGAATTCTGAAAGTCAGTTGATGACCATGAGTCCTAGAACAAGGAGGACATCCGGTCACGTATCGGATTCCGAACTGTCATGA